ATGGGCCAGCTTGCTGATGGCATGGCGGATCTGGTTGTCCATCGCCCCCTCCGATGCCTCGCCGCCGTGGATGTGGGCGACGGGCAGCGCGAAGGGCAGCGCGGCCACCGCGGCCGCGAGCATCTCGAAGCGGTCGCCGAGCACCACCAGCAGATCCGGGCGAGTCTCGGTGAAGGCCCGGGCGAAGCCCGCCACGCCCTGGGCGGTGGAGCGCGCGATCCCTTCCGGCGAGTCGTCGGTCTCGCTCATCGGGATCCGCGCCGCGATGGGCCAGCCGTCGGCCTCGATGGCCCGCACGGTGAGGCCGAAGTCGGCCTCGAGATGCATGCCTGCCACGAGGAGGAGCAGGCTGAGGTCCGGCACCCGCCGTATCTCCTCGAGAACGGGCAGGAGGTGGCCCCAGTCCGACCGGCTGACGGAGACCACGCCGAGGGCGCGGGCGGGCGGGGTCATGGCTCGCCCAGGGTCTCCCAGCCGATCACCTCGTCGGGCGCCACGTCGCGCCTGACGACCCGCCCGAGGGCGCGGGGCAGGTCGGCCGGCGAGATGCCCGTGCCCGGCCGCTTGATGGCCACGTCGGCGGCCGCCAGCCGCTGGCCGGCCGTGATGGCACGGGCTGCCACCAGGCTCTTGCGGGCGACGCGCCGCGTGTCGGCCTCCGCGGGCATGGGACGCTTGCGGCCGTCGCCGAGCGCCGCCTCCACGCAGCGGGTGGCGCGCACGAGGGCGGCGAACTCCCCGGGGTCCAGTGACGCGCGGTGATCGGGCCCGGGCAACCCCTTGTCGAGGGTCAGATGCTTCTCGATGATGGCCGCCCCGCGGGCCACGGCCGCCACCGCGATCTCGATCCCGCTGGTGTGGTCGGAGAGCCCCACCGGACAGCCGAAGCGCTGGGAGAGCGTGTCCATGGCGCGGAGATTCATCTCGGCGGCGGGCGCCGGATAGGCGCTCAGGCAGTGCAGCAGGGCCAGCGGCGCCTCGCCCGCCTCCCGCAGGGCGGCCACGGCCTGCGCGACCTCGTCGAGCGTCGACATGCCGGTGGAGACGATGACGGGCTTGCCCTTGGCGCCCACGTGGCGGAGGAACGGGAGATTGGTGATCTCCCCCGAGCCCAGCTTGAAGCAGGGCACGCCTAGGCGCTCGAGGAGGTCGGCGCTCGCCGCGTCGAAGGGCGTCGAGAAGAAGACGAGGCCGCGCTCGGCGCAGCGGTCCCGGATCTCCCGGTGAGCGCCCGCGTCGAGCTCGAGCCGCGCCAGCATCTCGCCCTGGCTCCCCGCCTCTCCGGTGGCTTCCCGCTGGTAGTTCGCCTTGGGGGCGTCCCGGCTCACGAGCGCCTCCGTGCTGAAGGTCTGGAACTTCACCGCGTCGGCGCCGGCCTCGGCGGCGGCGTCCACGAGGCGCCGGGCCAGCGCCCGCTCCCCGTTATGGTTGACGCCGGCCTCGGCCACCACGAACACCGGGGCGCCGGGACCGATGCGCCGGCCGGCGACAGCGAACTCCCGCCCGCTCATGGCCGCCTCACCTGGCGAAGCTCCTGGCCGATCTCGTCCACCACACCGAGGAGGCGCTGGCCGAGCGCCCCGTCCACCCGATGGACGTAGCGCGCGGCGAACTTGGCGCCCCGCTCGATGAGGGCCGCGCGCGCCTCGTCATCGGTGAGGAGCCTCCCGAGGGTGGCGGCCAGGCCGCGCGGGTCCCCCATGTCCACTCGGGCGGCCGCGCCCTCCCCGACGTAGGCGGGCATGTACTCGCCCTCGTAGTCCTTCCCGGGCGCCTGGACGGCCACCACCGGGCAGCCGAGCGCCATCGCCTCCATGCCGGCCATGGAGGTGACCATCACGGCCGCGTCGGCGGCGCCGAACAGGCGGTGGATGTCGTAGTCCTTGGTGAACCGGGCATCCGGCCAGCCCCAGCTCCGGACCTGCTCGCCGAGGAGCGTCATGTCCTCGTTCGGATGGACCTTCACCACCACGTGCAGGGGAGGCAGCAGCGGGAGGCTCTCCAGCACGGTCCGGTAGAAGGCCTGCTTCTCCTCGCTCGAGAAGAGGAGGGACACGTACTTGGAGACCATCACGAGGAGCGGCCTGTCGGGAGCGAGGCCGAAGTCCCTGAACACCTCCTCGCGGAGCCGCTCCGGCGGCAAGAGCCTCGCGGCATTGGAGCGGGGATCGCCCACCACCGACACGAGCGCGGGGTCCACCTTCTGCTCCCTGACCAGCCGCACCTTGAGGTCCTCGCCGATGACGAGCATGCGGTCGGCGATGTCGAACATCCGCGACTGGTCGCGGCCCATGAGGAGGCTGCCGGAGAAGAGCAGGCAGGGGATGTGACGCTCCCGCGCGGCCAGCGCCAGCGCCCGCTCGGCGTAGCGCCGATTGCTGGTGACGACCACGGCGACCGGCTGGAGCGCGTCGAGAGCCCGGAAGGCCGCCTCCTGGAAGAGCACGGCCACGAGCAGAGTCCGCTCCACGGAGTCTCGCAGGAGCGGCCGCGCCACCTCGGCCAGGGAAAGCCCCCGCCACCGGAGCTCCCGCTCGAGGGCGCGCCCGGCGGTGATCCGCCGCCACATGGCGCGGAAGCTGCGCCGGTAGCGGCGGACGAGACGGGCGGCGGCGGCGCATGGCAGGAAGTCGCTGAGATAGTCCCAGGTCACGCCCGCGGCGCCGAGCCCCGTCAGCTTGGCCACGAGCTCCGGGTCGACCGCGGGGGAGGCCACGACGTGCGGGTTCCCCCCCGCGGCGCGCACGGCCTCCGCCAGAGGATCCACGACGAAGTGATGGCGCGGCCGGCAGGTCGCGAACACGATGCGCCGGCCGGCGGCGGGCGCCCTGGCCCGGCGCGGGCGCCGCGGAAATGTCAGCGCCGTCCGGAGCCGGAGCCGCTCCTCCCGGGGCTGCAGCGCCCGGTAGGCGCGCGCGTACAGGCGCGCCCCCAGGAAGCGCGGGGCCGCGATCTCGGCGGCGAGACCCTCGCGCCGTCCCACGAGGCCCGCCAGACGCTCGAGACTCGAGGCCCCGCTCAGCAGGACGAGCCGCGTGGGCCTGGCGTCCTGCCACGCGCGCTCCACGATCCCGAGCGGCTCGGCGACATCCATCCGAAGGACGATGCCACGGGCCAGGGGGAGGAGATCGGGCAGCCACACGCCGCGGTACGACAGGTCGGGCTCTGCCTCCGGCTCCGGCCACCAGGCCGAGGTGAGGCGCCGCGTCAGGTCCGCCACCTCCTCGGAGTCGACCTTCAGGGACTCCTCG
This sequence is a window from Candidatus Rokuibacteriota bacterium. Protein-coding genes within it:
- the neuB gene encoding N-acetylneuraminate synthase, encoding MSGREFAVAGRRIGPGAPVFVVAEAGVNHNGERALARRLVDAAAEAGADAVKFQTFSTEALVSRDAPKANYQREATGEAGSQGEMLARLELDAGAHREIRDRCAERGLVFFSTPFDAASADLLERLGVPCFKLGSGEITNLPFLRHVGAKGKPVIVSTGMSTLDEVAQAVAALREAGEAPLALLHCLSAYPAPAAEMNLRAMDTLSQRFGCPVGLSDHTSGIEIAVAAVARGAAIIEKHLTLDKGLPGPDHRASLDPGEFAALVRATRCVEAALGDGRKRPMPAEADTRRVARKSLVAARAITAGQRLAAADVAIKRPGTGISPADLPRALGRVVRRDVAPDEVIGWETLGEP